In Streptomyces nodosus, one DNA window encodes the following:
- a CDS encoding class I SAM-dependent methyltransferase has translation MSDLDSQVPYWDAAAATKTFTHPLHLPWLDRAGRHAAILDYGCGYGRIMKELEQRGFSDLTGVDASPAMISRARRLHPAMRCAALDAPPATPYPDASFDAVLLFAVLTCIPGDEAQHRLIAELNRVLKPGGILYISDLLLQDDERNRSRYDRHADHYGSYGVFETGDGAVCRHHPREWFSTLLAEFRTTDTRTITVSTMNGHESTGIQILARKLISA, from the coding sequence CGCCGCGGCCACCAAGACGTTCACCCACCCGCTCCATCTGCCCTGGCTCGACAGGGCCGGCAGGCACGCCGCGATACTCGACTATGGATGCGGCTACGGCCGCATCATGAAGGAACTCGAGCAGCGCGGCTTCAGCGACCTCACGGGCGTCGACGCCTCACCGGCAATGATCAGCCGGGCACGCCGTCTGCACCCCGCCATGCGCTGTGCCGCCCTGGACGCACCACCTGCCACGCCCTACCCGGACGCAAGCTTCGACGCCGTTCTGCTCTTCGCCGTGCTGACCTGCATTCCCGGCGATGAAGCCCAACACCGGTTGATCGCCGAGCTGAACCGCGTCCTCAAGCCCGGTGGGATCCTCTACATCAGTGATCTTCTGCTGCAGGACGACGAACGCAACCGCAGCCGCTACGACCGCCATGCTGATCACTACGGCAGCTATGGCGTGTTCGAAACCGGTGACGGTGCGGTATGCCGCCATCACCCCCGCGAGTGGTTCTCCACCCTGCTCGCCGAGTTCCGGACCACCGACACCCGGACCATCACGGTGTCCACCATGAACGGTCACGAGTCGACGGGGATCCAGATCCTCGCCCGTAAGCTCATATCGGCATGA